The genomic DNA GCGAAACGTGAAACTTGCTCATCAGATAAAAGATCAGGTAGTTGTTGATGCTGGAAAGATAGAAGTACTTGGAGAAGATCAGCGCTACCAGGATTGCAATCGCCTTTCGAGCTTCCCGGGACGACACAGGTGACGCGGTCGGCTGCGTTTTGTGCGCTGCGCTCTTTGGCGCGAGGTGTGCGCGATACCAGAAACTGACCGGTATAAGCATAATGATCGTCGCCAGCGCGATAAGGGAGAACCAGGCGATGCTCGATTCACCTCTCGGCACAACAATAAAGGCTACCAGCAGCGGCCCGCAGGCAATACCAACGTTGCCGCCGACCTGAAAGAGCGACTGCGCGAAGCCGTACCTGCCTCCTGAGGCCATGCGGGCGACACGGGAGGATTCCGGATGAAAGACCGACGAACCCGTGCCGATTAATGCTGCCGCAAGAACAATCGCATGAAAACTGGAGGCGACCGAAAGCAATAACAGGCCGATGAGGGTTGAGCCAAGCCCGATCGGCAGCGAAAAAGGCTTGGGATGATGATCCGTGTAAAGACCTACGAGCGGCTGCAGCAACGAAGCGGTCACCTGCTGTGTCAGCGCCACAAGTCCTATCTGCCCGAAACTCAGATGAAGCGAACTCTTGAACATGGGGTATATTGACGGCAGCAGCGACGCCATCGAGTCGTTGAGCACATGACACACTGCTATCGAGCCCAG from Syntrophorhabdales bacterium includes the following:
- a CDS encoding MFS transporter, producing the protein LGSIAVCHVLNDSMASLLPSIYPMFKSSLHLSFGQIGLVALTQQVTASLLQPLVGLYTDHHPKPFSLPIGLGSTLIGLLLLSVASSFHAIVLAAALIGTGSSVFHPESSRVARMASGGRYGFAQSLFQVGGNVGIACGPLLVAFIVVPRGESSIAWFSLIALATIIMLIPVSFWYRAHLAPKSAAHKTQPTASPVSSREARKAIAILVALIFSKYFYLSSINNYLIFYLMSKFHVSLHYAQIHLFLFLASVAVGTFVGGPVGDRIGRKYVIWVSILGVLPFTILLPHANLFWTTILTVIIGLVLASAFSAIVVYAQELLPGKVGMIAGLFFGLAFGIAGVGAALFGRLADLTSISFVYNVCAYLPAIGLLTAFLPNLHEGRSERTETP